From the Kribbella sp. CA-293567 genome, the window CTACCTGGACTGGACGTCGGGCACCGTCGACACCCAGGACGAGGCCCACGGCGCGCTCGACCGCCTCGACGAGTTCCTGTCGCTGGTCGAGGGCGGCGCCGACGCGATCATGGGCAACCGCAAGTCGATCACCCGTGTGCGGTCCCTGGCCCGCCGCGCCGGCTACTACAGCCGCGAGGAGGACGCCCTGGGCCGCCTGGTCGAGCGGTACGGCAACGCCGTCCTGGTCGACCTCGGCGACAACGTGTCCGGGTCGACGTCGACGCCGGTCGTGCCGATCGCCACCCGCGACGCCGACGGCGGCGGTGCCGGCGGCAACATCACCGGCCTGACCGACCTGTACGCCGTCCACTTCGGTCTCGACGGCTTCCACGGCGTCTCGACCGTCGGCGACCTGGCCTCGGTCTGGCTGCCGGACTTCACCACCGCCGGCGCGGTGAAGAAGGGCGAGGTCGAGATGGGGCCGGCCACCATGGTGCTCAAGCGCACCACCGCGGCCGCCGTCCTGCGCAACGTGAAGGTGCAGTGACCATGACCTATCTGGTGGTTGCTCCCGTCAAGGACTTCAACGGCGTCGTCTCGAACCAGGTGTTCGTCGACGGCGCTGCCGAAGTCACCGACCCGACCGTTCTGTGGTACTTCCGCGAGGCCGGCTACTTCGTCGAGGAGATCCCCGACGAGGTCGTCGACCTGGCCGACCAGGACCCGGCCGGCCAGAACCCGGGCGCCCCGGATCCGGCAACTCAAGGCGCCGCCGGTCAGACCCCGGACGGCAGCCCGGTGACTCCCGACGAGGACCCGAACCTGGTGAAC encodes:
- a CDS encoding major capsid protein; this encodes MPVTLAEAQVNVQSDIDYAVIDQFRRYSWLLDQITFDDCVNPGTGGATLTYGYTRLITAAAASFRSVNEEYVPGKATRQRYTSDLKPLGGSFEVDRVIARLGASATNETSFQLEQLIKATRAKFGNEVINGDVAVDSEGFDGLNKALAGSTTEYLPLTNGVATGYLDWTSGTVDTQDEAHGALDRLDEFLSLVEGGADAIMGNRKSITRVRSLARRAGYYSREEDALGRLVERYGNAVLVDLGDNVSGSTSTPVVPIATRDADGGGAGGNITGLTDLYAVHFGLDGFHGVSTVGDLASVWLPDFTTAGAVKKGEVEMGPATMVLKRTTAAAVLRNVKVQ